The proteins below come from a single Ruegeria sp. THAF33 genomic window:
- the cmk gene encoding (d)CMP kinase — MSFTVAIDGPAAAGKGTISKAVAAHFGFAHLDTGLLYRAVGRRTLEGFGALEAAQALTAEELEQGDLRTAEIAQAASKVAVIPEVRAALVDFQRAFARRSGGAVLDGRDIGTVICPNAEVKLFVTASPEVRAERRFLELSTKGADVTREQVLADVKERDARDAERSAAPMKPAEDAVQLDTTDLSIEAALAKALEIISAKLPATR; from the coding sequence GTGAGCTTCACTGTCGCCATTGACGGACCTGCGGCTGCGGGCAAGGGCACGATCTCCAAGGCCGTTGCGGCGCATTTCGGGTTCGCGCATCTGGACACCGGCTTGCTGTATCGCGCCGTTGGGCGGCGTACTCTTGAAGGGTTTGGCGCGCTTGAAGCAGCGCAGGCCCTGACCGCCGAAGAGCTTGAGCAGGGTGATCTGCGCACGGCTGAAATCGCGCAGGCCGCATCCAAAGTGGCGGTGATCCCCGAGGTTCGCGCCGCCTTGGTGGATTTTCAGCGCGCCTTTGCCCGAAGGTCGGGCGGGGCCGTCTTGGATGGGCGCGACATCGGGACGGTGATTTGTCCCAATGCCGAGGTGAAGCTGTTTGTAACAGCCAGCCCAGAGGTGCGAGCCGAACGCCGGTTTCTGGAGCTTAGTACAAAAGGTGCTGACGTGACGCGCGAACAGGTTCTGGCAGATGTCAAAGAGCGGGATGCCCGCGACGCAGAGCGCAGCGCTGCGCCGATGAAGCCAGCTGAGGATGCAGTGCAACTGGACACAACGGACCTCAGTATCGAGGCTGCATTGGCCAAAGCGCTTGAAATCATAAGCGCAAAACTGCCCGCGACGCGCTGA
- a CDS encoding PhoH family protein — protein sequence MAIGALTPPQDEMPQREAFLEFPDNRLLIDLCGEYDRNLTDIESKLSVQIVRRGNQLVVMGDEDAQKQAIEVLQSLYTRLEGGREVEAADVDRELRMGGSEQGTGSRDGDQLEMFKGGSVEIKTRKKLVEPRTDAQKAYVQSLFQNELAFGIGPAGTGKTYLAVAVGVSMFIGGHVDRIILSRPAVEAGEKLGYLPGDMKDKVDPYMQPLYDALNDFLPGKQLAKLIEEKRIEIAPLAFMRGRTLANAFVVLDEAQNATTMQMKMFLTRLGEGSRMVITGDRSQVDLPRGVQSGLQDAERLLKTIPNISFNYFTSKDVVRHPLVAAIIEAYEADAGRETS from the coding sequence TTGGCCATCGGTGCCCTGACCCCACCGCAAGACGAAATGCCCCAACGCGAGGCGTTTTTAGAGTTTCCCGACAACCGATTGTTGATTGACCTGTGCGGCGAATACGACCGCAATCTGACCGACATCGAAAGCAAGCTTTCCGTCCAGATCGTACGCCGCGGCAACCAGCTTGTCGTGATGGGCGATGAAGACGCCCAGAAGCAGGCTATTGAGGTGCTTCAATCGCTTTACACGCGATTGGAAGGCGGGCGCGAGGTCGAGGCCGCGGACGTGGACCGAGAGCTGCGGATGGGTGGTTCGGAACAGGGGACCGGCAGCCGCGACGGCGATCAGTTGGAAATGTTCAAGGGCGGTTCAGTCGAGATCAAAACCCGCAAGAAACTGGTGGAACCGCGCACGGACGCCCAGAAGGCTTATGTGCAGTCACTGTTTCAAAATGAGCTTGCATTTGGCATCGGGCCTGCTGGCACGGGGAAAACCTATCTGGCTGTCGCCGTGGGCGTGTCGATGTTCATTGGCGGGCACGTGGATCGAATCATCCTCAGCCGCCCGGCGGTCGAGGCGGGTGAAAAACTGGGCTATCTGCCTGGTGACATGAAGGACAAGGTCGACCCCTACATGCAGCCGCTGTACGACGCGCTGAATGATTTTCTGCCCGGCAAGCAGCTGGCCAAGCTGATCGAGGAAAAGCGAATCGAAATAGCGCCGCTGGCGTTCATGCGTGGACGCACGTTGGCCAATGCTTTTGTGGTGCTGGACGAGGCACAGAATGCCACGACCATGCAGATGAAGATGTTCCTGACTCGTCTGGGCGAAGGCAGCCGCATGGTAATCACCGGCGACAGGTCTCAGGTGGATTTGCCACGCGGCGTTCAGTCGGGTTTGCAGGATGCGGAAAGACTGTTGAAAACGATCCCCAACATCAGTTTCAACTATTTCACGTCCAAGGACGTGGTTCGCCACCCGCTTGTGGCCGCGATCATCGAGGCGTATGAGGCGGATGCGGGCCGCGAAACCAGTTGA
- a CDS encoding outer membrane protein encodes MPILNSFRTLSLVKTLPLASVVTFFASATIAGDLKGTTTDPVVISPKKFSSDVSAFYLGIAGGYASGWDDRFGLRTPAGLFDIGDLNVSGAYGGFRGGWRGVLPSRWGRDFVYGFEVGYDFGSLDDSVRTQIGGSNVEGGAEISDVLSLKYRSGLTSRNGRVLYFFSVGYLWGDVETTNSITSGTTVQSFSASDRRGGYTASIGAEHKLTDNWSVTGEYEYVQFKSEDVQFGSGFSTKSTPKYGGLRFGLNYTF; translated from the coding sequence GTGCCAATCTTGAACAGCTTCAGGACCCTGAGCCTAGTGAAAACCTTGCCTTTGGCCTCGGTTGTCACTTTTTTTGCCAGCGCGACGATTGCCGGAGACCTGAAGGGCACGACAACCGATCCTGTCGTTATCAGCCCCAAAAAGTTCAGCAGTGACGTCAGTGCATTTTACCTGGGGATTGCTGGCGGCTACGCCTCTGGCTGGGACGATCGATTTGGTCTGAGAACGCCCGCCGGACTGTTTGATATTGGCGACCTGAACGTATCCGGCGCATACGGTGGCTTTCGTGGTGGTTGGCGTGGTGTTCTGCCTTCAAGGTGGGGGCGTGATTTCGTCTATGGTTTTGAAGTGGGATATGATTTTGGATCCTTGGACGACAGCGTCAGGACCCAGATCGGCGGTTCGAACGTTGAGGGTGGGGCAGAGATATCTGACGTTTTGTCCCTCAAATATCGGAGCGGCCTGACAAGCCGAAACGGTCGAGTTCTGTACTTTTTCAGCGTCGGTTACCTGTGGGGCGATGTTGAAACAACCAACAGCATCACATCCGGAACTACAGTACAGAGCTTTTCGGCATCGGATCGGCGGGGCGGATATACCGCAAGCATCGGTGCCGAACACAAGCTGACAGACAATTGGTCGGTCACCGGCGAATACGAATACGTCCAGTTCAAATCCGAAGACGTTCAATTCGGTTCGGGCTTTTCCACGAAGTCCACACCGAAATACGGCGGCTTGAGATTCGGGCTGAACTATACGTTCTGA
- the aroA gene encoding 3-phosphoshikimate 1-carboxyvinyltransferase, with protein MSGHGTPIPMTSHPCGPLTGTAEVPGDKSISHRSLILGAMAVGETRISGLLEGEDVLDTAKAMRAFGAEVTDHGGGEWTVHGVGVGGFAEPDQVIDCGNSGTGVRLIMGAMATSPITATFTGDASLNKRPMARVTDPLALFGAQAVGRSGGRLPMTIVGASDPTPVRYEVPVPSAQVKSAVLLAGLNAPGKTVVIEKEATRDHSERMLSGFGAEITVEDTDEGRVITLTGRPELKPQVIAVPRDPSSAAFPVCAALITPGSDVLVPGIGLNPTRAGLFTTLREMGADLTYENEREEGGEPVADLRAKYSPDMKGIDVPPERAASMIDEYPVLSVVAANATGTTMMGGVKELRVKESDRIDAMARGLRANGVTVNEGDDWWSVEGLGIGKVPGGGTCESFLDHRIAMSFMVMGMGAQNPVSVDDGSPIATSFPIFEPLMALLGAKVERR; from the coding sequence ATGTCCGGACACGGAACGCCCATCCCAATGACTTCGCATCCCTGCGGCCCGCTGACTGGCACGGCAGAGGTGCCGGGCGACAAGTCGATTTCGCACCGGTCGTTGATCCTTGGCGCGATGGCTGTGGGCGAGACCAGGATCTCGGGGTTGCTCGAAGGTGAGGACGTCTTGGACACCGCAAAGGCAATGCGGGCGTTCGGGGCAGAAGTCACAGATCATGGCGGCGGCGAATGGACCGTGCATGGCGTGGGCGTGGGCGGGTTTGCCGAACCGGATCAGGTGATTGACTGCGGCAATTCCGGCACCGGAGTCCGGCTGATCATGGGTGCCATGGCGACCTCGCCGATTACGGCAACCTTTACCGGCGATGCCAGCCTGAACAAACGCCCCATGGCGCGGGTAACGGATCCGCTTGCGTTGTTTGGTGCGCAGGCCGTGGGCCGCTCGGGGGGGCGTTTGCCCATGACGATCGTCGGTGCGTCGGACCCGACTCCGGTCCGGTACGAAGTTCCGGTGCCCTCGGCGCAGGTGAAATCAGCGGTTCTGCTGGCGGGGCTGAATGCCCCCGGTAAAACCGTGGTTATCGAGAAAGAGGCAACCCGCGATCATTCCGAGCGGATGTTGTCCGGTTTCGGTGCCGAAATTACGGTGGAAGACACTGATGAAGGCCGGGTCATCACTTTGACGGGTCGCCCGGAGTTGAAGCCGCAAGTCATCGCCGTTCCACGCGACCCGTCCAGCGCGGCCTTCCCGGTTTGCGCGGCGCTGATCACGCCCGGTTCGGACGTACTGGTGCCGGGTATCGGTCTGAACCCCACGCGCGCGGGCCTGTTCACGACGCTGCGCGAGATGGGCGCCGACCTGACCTATGAAAACGAGCGCGAAGAGGGCGGCGAGCCGGTTGCCGATCTGCGCGCGAAATACTCGCCAGACATGAAGGGTATTGACGTACCGCCTGAACGCGCGGCCTCGATGATCGACGAATACCCCGTTTTGTCCGTGGTTGCCGCAAACGCCACGGGCACCACGATGATGGGCGGAGTGAAGGAACTCCGGGTGAAGGAAAGCGACCGCATCGATGCCATGGCACGCGGTCTGCGCGCCAACGGCGTCACGGTCAACGAGGGTGACGACTGGTGGTCGGTCGAAGGGTTGGGTATCGGCAAGGTTCCGGGCGGCGGGACGTGCGAAAGCTTCCTGGATCACCGCATTGCCATGTCCTTCATGGTGATGGGCATGGGCGCGCAGAACCCGGTAAGCGTGGATGATGGTAGTCCGATCGCGACATCCTTCCCGATTTTTGAACCGTTGATGGCGTTGCTTGGTGCAAAGGTAGAGCGCAGGTGA
- the ybeY gene encoding rRNA maturation RNase YbeY, whose product MNLELTVEDDRWQGLEALSRQAISAVLSHAELDPELCEISVLGCDDARISELNAEFRGKPAATNVLSWPVEDLAPDEAGQAPHPPQPDFTGEIPLGDIAISFDTCAREADEAGKDIDDHVIHLLVHGTLHLLGYDHIRDPDAALMEGIEVEILGKLGIDDPYKV is encoded by the coding sequence ATGAATCTGGAACTCACTGTCGAAGACGACCGGTGGCAAGGGCTTGAAGCTTTGTCGCGGCAAGCGATATCCGCCGTCCTGTCCCATGCGGAACTGGACCCTGAGCTTTGCGAGATCAGCGTTCTGGGATGCGATGATGCGCGCATTTCGGAGCTGAACGCCGAGTTTCGCGGCAAACCAGCCGCCACCAATGTTCTGAGCTGGCCGGTAGAAGATTTGGCCCCGGACGAAGCCGGGCAAGCGCCCCATCCGCCACAGCCGGATTTCACCGGTGAAATTCCTTTGGGCGATATTGCGATTTCCTTCGACACCTGCGCGCGTGAGGCGGATGAGGCGGGCAAGGACATCGATGATCACGTCATCCATTTGCTTGTTCACGGAACGTTGCATTTGCTGGGATATGATCACATTCGTGACCCCGATGCCGCTTTGATGGAAGGGATTGAGGTCGAGATACTTGGCAAATTGGGTATCGATGACCCATATAAGGTATAA
- the trmB gene encoding tRNA (guanosine(46)-N7)-methyltransferase TrmB has protein sequence MSTETPQRPRRNFYGRFKGKTLKPSQKTYLNEDLAALSPGAVDWDTNPERRPLDLNALFGGKPVWLEVGFGGGEHLVHQAQSNPDIGIIGAEPYINGVAMLLGKIRQAGVDNLAVHPGDARDLFDVLPEASISRAFLLYPDPWPKTRHHRRRFVTPEHLEPLAKVLKPGSIFRVATDIPDYVRQTLEEVPRAGFEWLAERPADWREPWDDWISTRYEQKALREGRTPHYLTFRRKD, from the coding sequence ATGAGCACCGAGACCCCACAACGCCCGCGCAGAAACTTCTATGGCCGCTTCAAGGGCAAGACCCTGAAGCCCAGCCAAAAGACCTATCTGAACGAAGATCTGGCGGCTTTGTCGCCCGGTGCGGTGGATTGGGATACAAACCCCGAACGCAGGCCGTTGGACCTGAACGCGTTGTTCGGCGGCAAGCCGGTCTGGCTGGAAGTCGGCTTTGGCGGCGGCGAACACCTGGTTCATCAGGCGCAAAGCAACCCCGACATCGGCATCATCGGGGCCGAGCCCTATATCAACGGTGTTGCCATGCTGCTGGGCAAAATTCGGCAGGCGGGGGTTGATAACCTTGCTGTGCATCCCGGCGATGCCCGAGACCTGTTCGACGTGCTGCCAGAGGCCAGCATATCGCGCGCCTTCCTTCTGTATCCTGACCCGTGGCCCAAAACCCGGCATCATCGTCGCCGTTTCGTGACGCCGGAACATCTTGAACCCTTGGCAAAGGTCTTGAAGCCTGGATCGATCTTCCGAGTCGCCACGGACATCCCCGACTATGTGCGGCAGACTCTCGAGGAAGTTCCCCGCGCCGGGTTCGAGTGGCTGGCCGAACGCCCCGCAGATTGGCGCGAGCCGTGGGACGACTGGATTTCCACACGCTACGAGCAGAAAGCCTTGCGTGAAGGTCGCACGCCCCATTACCTGACCTTCCGCCGCAAAGACTGA
- the metK gene encoding methionine adenosyltransferase, translating into MSRQNYTFTSESVSEGHPDKVCDRISDAVLDAFLNEEPEARVACETFATTNRVVIGGEVGLSDQDKLHDYMGRIEQIARDCVKDIGYEQDKFHHETVEVTNLLHEQSAHIAQGVDAADDKDEGAGDQGIMFGYATTETPALMPAPIQYSHAILRRLAEVRKNGTEPALGPDAKSQLSVVYRDGKPVGVSSIVLSTQHLDEALSSDDIRAIVEPYIRETLPDGWLSAETEWHVNPTGKFVIGGPDGDAGLTGRKIIVDTYGGAAPHGGGAFSGKDPTKVDRSAAYAARYLAKNVVAAGMAERCTIQLSYAIGVSKPLSIYADTHGTGQLADAVIEKAVGEVMDLTPRGIRQHLQLNKPIYQRTAAYGHFGRQPSDDGGFSWERTDLVDALKAAV; encoded by the coding sequence ATGTCCCGACAGAACTATACATTTACTTCGGAATCCGTTTCCGAAGGGCATCCCGACAAGGTCTGTGACCGCATCTCGGATGCTGTCCTTGATGCATTTCTCAATGAAGAACCAGAAGCCCGTGTGGCCTGCGAAACTTTCGCCACGACCAACCGGGTTGTGATCGGTGGCGAAGTAGGTCTGTCTGATCAAGACAAGCTGCACGATTACATGGGTCGCATCGAACAGATCGCCCGCGACTGTGTCAAAGACATCGGTTACGAGCAGGACAAGTTTCACCACGAAACCGTCGAAGTAACCAACCTGCTGCACGAACAATCCGCCCATATCGCTCAGGGCGTTGACGCTGCGGACGACAAGGACGAGGGTGCCGGCGACCAGGGCATCATGTTCGGTTATGCCACGACTGAAACTCCGGCGCTGATGCCCGCACCGATCCAGTATTCGCACGCTATCCTGCGGCGACTGGCGGAAGTACGTAAGAATGGTACCGAACCTGCTTTGGGCCCTGATGCAAAGTCGCAGCTTTCAGTCGTTTATCGCGACGGCAAGCCGGTCGGCGTCAGCTCGATCGTTCTGTCTACGCAGCACCTGGATGAAGCGTTGTCTTCGGATGATATCCGCGCCATCGTCGAGCCTTATATCCGCGAAACCCTGCCTGACGGCTGGCTGTCGGCCGAAACCGAATGGCACGTCAACCCGACCGGCAAATTCGTTATCGGCGGACCGGATGGTGACGCGGGCCTGACCGGGCGCAAGATCATCGTGGATACCTATGGCGGAGCGGCCCCTCATGGCGGCGGCGCGTTCTCGGGCAAAGACCCGACCAAGGTTGACCGCTCGGCAGCATACGCAGCACGCTATCTGGCCAAAAACGTCGTGGCGGCGGGCATGGCCGAACGCTGCACGATTCAGCTGAGCTATGCGATTGGCGTGTCCAAGCCGCTGTCGATCTATGCCGACACGCACGGAACCGGCCAATTGGCGGATGCGGTTATCGAAAAAGCTGTGGGTGAGGTCATGGATCTGACACCGCGCGGCATTCGCCAGCATCTGCAACTGAACAAACCGATCTATCAGCGCACAGCTGCTTACGGCCACTTTGGTCGCCAGCCGAGCGATGATGGGGGTTTCAGCTGGGAGCGCACCGATCTGGTCGATGCGTTGAAAGCCGCAGTCTGA
- a CDS encoding YHS domain-containing (seleno)protein, with product MKTIVFTALAAAIALSTPAFAADEINVSNGISAAGAPLAAHGVDLVALVNDGNPVEGFATHSATYDGASYYFTTAANLEAFEANPEAYLPQHGGFCSFGVSVGKKFDGDPDQYLVADGKLYLFLNAETRAAFLKDVPATAKTADEQWANIKSIAVGEL from the coding sequence ATGAAAACTATCGTCTTCACCGCCCTGGCAGCCGCCATCGCCCTGTCCACTCCGGCTTTTGCCGCGGACGAAATCAACGTGTCGAACGGCATCTCGGCCGCAGGTGCCCCGCTTGCCGCACATGGGGTCGATCTGGTTGCTTTGGTCAATGATGGCAACCCGGTCGAAGGCTTCGCCACCCACTCGGCGACCTATGACGGCGCATCCTATTACTTTACCACCGCCGCCAACCTCGAGGCGTTCGAGGCGAACCCCGAGGCCTACCTGCCGCAGCATGGTGGGTTCTGTTCATTCGGCGTATCGGTCGGCAAGAAGTTCGACGGAGACCCGGATCAGTACCTGGTGGCAGATGGAAAACTGTACCTGTTCCTGAACGCCGAAACCCGCGCGGCCTTCCTGAAGGACGTTCCCGCCACCGCAAAAACGGCGGACGAACAGTGGGCAAACATCAAGAGCATCGCCGTAGGCGAGCTGTAA
- a CDS encoding hemolysin family protein — MGETDGSSRAAQSAQPQDSGNDTEEKSGFISRIFDAFSGHETQQNPGMNGQSAAAARPHGMMNLRRMRVEDVAIPTAEIIAVPSTITKDELADVFRDSGLSRIPVYEGTLDTPLGFVHLKDFALTHGFNGGADKFDLKSMLRTLLFVPPSMPIGVLLTKMQTERRHMALVIDEYGGVDGLLTIEDLIEQVVGEIADEHDADEDQLWVQEKPGCYVVQARVPLEDFEAEIGRSLTSHEDVDEEDIDTLGGLVFMLSGRVPARGEVVIHPEGPEFEVIEADPRRIKRLRVMLPDVAA, encoded by the coding sequence ATGGGCGAAACAGACGGCAGTTCTAGGGCGGCGCAAAGCGCGCAACCTCAGGACAGCGGCAATGATACAGAAGAGAAAAGCGGGTTTATTTCCCGCATTTTCGACGCGTTTTCGGGTCATGAGACTCAGCAAAACCCGGGGATGAATGGGCAGAGCGCAGCGGCCGCTCGGCCTCACGGGATGATGAACCTGCGCCGGATGCGCGTCGAAGACGTGGCCATTCCCACGGCCGAGATCATCGCGGTTCCTTCCACCATCACCAAGGATGAACTGGCCGACGTGTTCCGGGACAGTGGGTTGTCCAGAATCCCGGTTTATGAAGGAACGCTGGATACGCCGTTGGGCTTTGTTCACCTCAAGGATTTCGCACTGACCCATGGTTTCAACGGCGGTGCAGACAAGTTTGACCTGAAATCCATGTTGCGCACGCTTTTGTTCGTGCCGCCTTCAATGCCGATCGGTGTCCTGCTGACCAAGATGCAGACCGAACGTCGCCATATGGCGTTGGTGATTGATGAATATGGCGGCGTCGACGGGCTGCTGACGATCGAAGACTTGATCGAGCAGGTCGTGGGTGAGATCGCGGACGAACACGATGCAGACGAAGATCAGCTTTGGGTGCAGGAAAAGCCGGGTTGTTACGTTGTGCAGGCACGTGTGCCGCTTGAGGATTTCGAGGCCGAGATCGGCAGATCCCTGACCAGCCACGAGGATGTGGATGAAGAAGACATCGACACGCTGGGGGGGCTGGTGTTCATGCTGTCCGGGCGTGTTCCGGCACGGGGTGAGGTCGTGATTCATCCGGAAGGGCCGGAATTCGAAGTGATCGAAGCCGACCCGCGACGCATCAAACGGTTGCGCGTCATGCTGCCGGACGTCGCTGCATGA
- the lnt gene encoding apolipoprotein N-acyltransferase: protein MTPVRGWPLSLRLFAAAALGAFGAFGQAPHGYWGATVVALVLIVPVFLASETRARAGWIGWFFATGYFAHALSWIIEPFQVDAERHAWMAPFALVFMAGGLALFWAVAFRLARHVGATAMQQSVLLIATLSLAELARGYVLTGFPWGGVAQIWVNTPVAQVLSLVGPYGLNALTFAVAFPIGAALIQERRLRALLRPLGFTSAAAALAAGYASMRPIVQEGPHTVRVVQPNAPQHQKWDPAYAPLFFARQIEYSAALPRPDLIVWPETAVPAWLGSAQPYLTAIADAAQGTPVVLGIQRGDGPRIFNSMVYLDEAGQQGGLYDKHHLAPFGEYLPFGELMGRFGIYGMAATTGHGFSAGPGPELLGLGKLGKALPLICYEAVFPQDVNGAAGRADFLLQITNDAWFGTRSGPFQHLAQARMRAIEQGLPMIRSANTGISAMIDPLGQVTASLALGKAGYVDAILPQPHQPTVYSRIGDSPVLGLLLFLTALAWFNIRRLTK, encoded by the coding sequence ATGACGCCTGTCCGGGGCTGGCCGTTATCGTTGAGATTGTTTGCCGCCGCCGCACTGGGCGCCTTCGGCGCTTTTGGTCAGGCACCGCATGGGTATTGGGGCGCTACGGTTGTTGCACTGGTTTTGATCGTTCCGGTGTTCCTCGCCAGTGAAACTCGTGCTCGCGCGGGGTGGATCGGCTGGTTCTTCGCCACCGGCTATTTTGCCCATGCGCTCAGCTGGATCATCGAGCCCTTCCAGGTGGATGCAGAGCGCCACGCCTGGATGGCACCGTTTGCGCTGGTGTTTATGGCCGGCGGGCTCGCCCTGTTCTGGGCGGTTGCGTTTCGACTGGCGCGGCATGTTGGCGCGACCGCCATGCAGCAAAGCGTTTTGCTGATCGCAACGCTGTCGCTGGCTGAACTGGCACGGGGATACGTGCTGACCGGGTTCCCCTGGGGCGGAGTGGCGCAAATCTGGGTGAATACGCCCGTGGCGCAAGTGCTGTCTCTGGTAGGGCCGTATGGCCTGAATGCGCTGACATTTGCCGTGGCGTTTCCGATAGGGGCGGCACTGATTCAGGAAAGACGCTTGCGGGCACTGCTCCGTCCACTGGGATTTACATCTGCGGCGGCGGCGCTGGCAGCTGGCTATGCGTCGATGCGGCCAATAGTGCAGGAAGGCCCGCACACAGTTCGTGTTGTTCAGCCCAACGCGCCGCAGCACCAAAAGTGGGACCCGGCATATGCGCCCTTGTTCTTTGCCCGTCAGATTGAATATTCCGCCGCTTTGCCCAGACCGGACCTGATCGTCTGGCCCGAGACCGCAGTTCCAGCCTGGCTGGGCAGCGCGCAACCGTATTTGACGGCCATTGCGGATGCCGCTCAGGGGACGCCCGTGGTTTTGGGGATCCAGCGCGGAGACGGCCCGAGGATTTTCAACTCGATGGTCTATCTGGATGAAGCCGGGCAGCAGGGCGGTCTGTATGACAAACACCATCTGGCCCCGTTTGGAGAATATTTGCCTTTTGGCGAGTTGATGGGCCGTTTTGGGATTTATGGGATGGCGGCCACAACGGGGCATGGATTCAGCGCAGGGCCGGGGCCCGAGCTCTTGGGCCTTGGCAAATTGGGAAAGGCGCTGCCTCTGATCTGTTACGAAGCCGTGTTCCCGCAGGATGTGAACGGGGCGGCGGGTCGGGCGGACTTTCTGTTGCAGATCACCAATGACGCGTGGTTCGGAACGCGTTCGGGACCGTTTCAGCATCTGGCACAGGCCCGGATGAGGGCAATTGAACAGGGTCTGCCGATGATCCGTTCGGCCAATACCGGCATATCGGCCATGATTGACCCATTGGGTCAGGTCACGGCCTCATTGGCGCTGGGCAAGGCGGGATATGTGGATGCGATCCTGCCGCAGCCACATCAGCCAACAGTTTATTCCCGCATCGGGGACAGCCCTGTTCTTGGACTGCTATTGTTTCTTACTGCATTGGCGTGGTTCAACATCCGTCGCCTGACCAAATAA
- the miaB gene encoding tRNA (N6-isopentenyl adenosine(37)-C2)-methylthiotransferase MiaB, producing the protein MSEPKKLFIKTYGCQMNVYDSERMSEALGGQGYVETKTPDDADMILLNTCHIREKAAEKVYSELGRFKGLKAEKPDLKIGVAGCVAQAEGEEIMRRQPLVDLVVGPQSYHRLPEMEAKTRAGEKALDTDFPEEDKFEKLKNRPKAKRGPTAFLTVQEGCDKFCAFCVVPYTRGAEVSRPADRIIREAHDLVERGVREITLLGQNVNAYHGAGPDGDMTLAGLIWELNKVDGLERIRFTTSHPNDMADDLIEAHGSCEKLMPYLHLPVQSGSDRILKRMNRSHTAESYLRLIERIRAARPDIVMSGDFIVGFPEETEEDFQATMDLVEEVKYGYAYSFKYSTRPGTPAAERAQVDPAAADDRLQRLQALITRHQREIQDGMVGLTVRVLFEKPGRLPGQMVGKSEYLHSVHVKGTGIAVGDLKEVRITDSGANSLAGELL; encoded by the coding sequence ATGTCCGAACCGAAGAAGCTGTTTATCAAGACTTATGGCTGTCAGATGAACGTCTATGACAGTGAACGCATGTCCGAGGCGCTGGGCGGGCAGGGCTATGTCGAAACCAAAACGCCTGACGATGCCGACATGATTCTGCTGAACACTTGTCACATCCGCGAAAAAGCGGCTGAGAAAGTGTATTCAGAACTCGGTCGCTTCAAGGGTCTGAAGGCCGAAAAGCCTGACCTGAAAATCGGTGTGGCAGGCTGTGTTGCGCAGGCCGAAGGTGAAGAAATCATGCGCCGCCAGCCGCTGGTCGATCTGGTCGTCGGTCCGCAAAGCTATCACCGTTTGCCCGAGATGGAGGCCAAGACCCGTGCGGGCGAAAAGGCGTTGGACACCGATTTCCCCGAGGAAGACAAGTTCGAAAAACTGAAAAACCGTCCCAAGGCCAAACGCGGCCCGACGGCGTTTCTGACCGTTCAGGAAGGGTGCGACAAGTTCTGCGCCTTCTGCGTGGTGCCTTATACGCGTGGGGCCGAAGTCAGCCGCCCCGCGGATCGCATCATCCGCGAAGCCCATGATCTAGTTGAACGCGGCGTGCGCGAGATCACGCTGTTGGGCCAGAACGTGAACGCCTATCACGGGGCCGGCCCCGACGGAGACATGACCCTGGCAGGGCTGATCTGGGAACTGAACAAGGTTGACGGGCTGGAACGTATTCGTTTCACCACGTCGCACCCCAATGACATGGCCGACGACCTGATCGAGGCGCATGGCAGCTGTGAGAAATTGATGCCATATCTGCACCTGCCGGTTCAGTCGGGCTCGGACCGTATCCTCAAGCGAATGAATCGCAGCCACACGGCAGAAAGCTATCTGCGCCTAATCGAACGCATTCGTGCGGCGCGCCCGGATATCGTGATGTCAGGGGATTTCATCGTCGGCTTCCCCGAAGAAACCGAAGAGGATTTTCAGGCAACGATGGATTTGGTTGAAGAGGTCAAATACGGCTACGCCTATTCCTTCAAGTATTCCACACGCCCGGGAACACCGGCGGCCGAGCGGGCTCAGGTTGATCCGGCTGCGGCGGATGATCGATTGCAGCGCCTTCAGGCCCTTATCACAAGACACCAAAGGGAAATTCAGGACGGTATGGTCGGTCTTACAGTCCGCGTTTTGTTTGAAAAACCGGGCCGCCTGCCGGGCCAGATGGTCGGAAAATCCGAGTATCTGCATTCGGTGCACGTGAAGGGCACCGGGATTGCCGTTGGTGATCTGAAAGAGGTCCGGATCACCGACTCGGGCGCCAATTCTTTGGCGGGTGAGCTGCTCTGA